A region of Pyxidicoccus parkwaysis DNA encodes the following proteins:
- a CDS encoding LysR family transcriptional regulator: MNPVQDSARLARLDLNLFRVFDVVLRERNLTRAAEVLFLSQSAVSHALARLRDQLGEPLFVREGRGVAPTPFAERLAPDIRDALALLDGAVHHTRGFEPKRDVGNVIIAMTDLLEPSVLPHLVERLRRSAPEARVTSIRLDRPRLERDLASGRLDLSIDVEQPTSADLRHAPLLRDTFCVVSRRRRRLDVAAYMAAKHVAVSSRRTGLAVEDLVLSRLGYQRDVTVRCRHYESAFHIVSGSDQLLTLARRRAEALRTMLGNHLLPMPLSLPPLELHLYWHRQADSEPRNKWLRSELLSLARELGSG; this comes from the coding sequence ATGAACCCAGTTCAGGATTCCGCTCGGCTCGCCCGGCTGGACCTCAACCTCTTCCGGGTGTTCGACGTCGTCCTCCGGGAGCGGAACCTCACCCGGGCGGCGGAGGTGCTCTTCCTCAGTCAGTCGGCGGTGAGCCATGCGCTCGCCCGCTTGAGGGACCAGTTGGGGGAGCCGCTCTTCGTGCGGGAGGGAAGGGGCGTGGCGCCCACGCCCTTCGCGGAGCGGCTGGCGCCGGACATCCGTGATGCGCTGGCGCTGCTCGACGGCGCCGTGCACCACACGCGCGGCTTCGAGCCGAAGCGCGACGTGGGCAACGTCATCATCGCGATGACGGACCTGCTGGAGCCGTCCGTGCTGCCGCACCTCGTGGAGCGCCTGCGGAGGAGTGCCCCCGAGGCACGCGTCACCAGCATCCGGCTGGACAGGCCCCGGCTGGAGAGGGACCTCGCGTCGGGGCGGTTGGACCTGTCCATCGACGTGGAGCAGCCGACGAGCGCGGACCTGCGGCACGCGCCGCTGCTGCGTGACACCTTCTGCGTGGTGAGCCGGAGGAGGCGCAGGCTGGACGTTGCGGCGTACATGGCAGCGAAGCACGTGGCGGTGTCCTCGCGCCGCACGGGGCTGGCGGTGGAGGACCTGGTGCTCAGCCGCCTGGGCTACCAGCGCGACGTCACGGTGCGCTGCCGGCACTACGAGTCCGCGTTCCACATCGTCTCGGGCTCGGACCAGCTGCTCACCCTGGCGCGGCGCCGCGCGGAGGCGCTGCGGACGATGCTGGGCAACCACCTGCTGCCCATGCCGCTGTCATTGCCTCCGCTGGAGCTGCATCTTTACTGGCACAGGCAAGCGGACTCGGAGCCGCGCAACAAGTGGCTGCGCTCGGAGCTGCTGTCGCTCGCGAGGGAGCTGGGGAGCGGATAG